Within Theileria orientalis strain Shintoku DNA, chromosome 4, complete genome, the genomic segment GTCTGTTTTTCATGACGCTGTGGACCTTGGCGTCCCTAATCGGCCCTCtgtatttgtaaactaGGAGTGCTCCAACGTACTCCTCGTGATCATTTGTGCTATTTGATTCGCTGTTCCCACTGCCACCATCAGCTGTAGCACTGTCGTTACTTTCCCCGCTTAGCTTCTGCTTTTTTACCTTTACGTTGCGATTTTTCTCCTTATTGCCATCGGAACCCGTGTGTTTACCTTCCGattccttgtttttattattttttggcGCTTCTTTGGTCAAGTGTTTAACCCTGGCTACGCTCTCGTCCTTATCGACAGACCAGTCAAAAACGTAAATGTAGCCTCGTTCGGTAACTGCCAGCAGCAGTCTGTCGTTGGtatcatacacatttggcCTTTTTGACTCAGGATACAGGGGAGAATCCTTATTTTTCTTATAAATCTCGGGTACGAAAGTATCAAAGTGATAATTCAGCATGGTGAGGTAGATACACCTGGAATCCAGCTTATACTCCCTGTTTATCTTCATTGTAAGGTAGTTGTAGCTAATCAGGGACCCATCTTTGTATCCGACAGTGATTTCATCCTCAGAGTAACCCctataaaaaaatataagtatgtgaaatatatgaatgaagaatatgaattttTGCACAAAAACGATCCTAATAAGTATTCGTGCTAACCCAAAGCCTCCAGACCAGCAAAGTGAAGTAATACCCTTATCCAAAGATTGGTCATCCACGAGAGACAACCTCAACAGACTACGATTGGTAGTTTCAACCTCTTTCAGAAGACCTGTACATCCTCCAAGTAAATATTCCATAATGCGatataaattgtgtaaattagatactaataaaatataaattatggCACCTCCGTATAGGGATAATACAAAAtgaaatgaataaattagtgtataaatttacacataaagCATAATTATAATGAATATACATCATTAATGTGTGCGGAGCAATGAACAGTGgatgattttaaatcaatttagTGAACACGAAGAATAAGGATGTcgttaaaaaaaatgagtaTATTTGggaaaaatagtaaaaagtgtaagttgtaaataatagCACATGTTAATTACATGATTTATTAAGTGAAAAAGCATATTTGCATTTTGAGGATACTAACTTTTCTGTTCCCCagagtgtaaaaataagttagGGACAGTATTTGAacttatataaaaatattgttattttgtttatttttattttaattgttgTAGCATATTAATTCTAAGCGAATTAGCTATTTAGCACGGCTTGCTCCAGCtaattaaatgtaatttACACCTACCTTCTAATGTAACATACCTTAGATCTTATTAATTGTACCATTTTCACTTAAATacttgttaaaatttaaaataaatttaaccaCTGAAGTAAAAATTGCCCTGCCAAATTTTTGCTCCAGTAtctttaattaaaatttaaatcacaatattttattttaattcagtCTCAATTTGACTTAAATGTTCCAagtagtaaaaaatattatttccTCAGTATCAATTGATCCATCGTCGAACAGTGAATCTACTATATCAGATTCAGATACGACCGAAAGTGACCTTGCATTGGCAATGGAAGGCTCACTGAAGCTAAAAGAGAACAAAGAGAAAGAAAAACACAAGGATCCTGGCTCAAAAACAGATGTACCCCGAAAAGAGGTCAAACACTCAGCAGAAAAGGAGGATGCACCCgaaaaaacacacaacGAAATGAATAAATCCAACAATAGATCACCCAGGCATGgatttaaaactaaagAGGAGACGGAgtcaaaattaaatctggACGTCCCAGATTCGTTGCCTAATCAGGCAGTAGATGAGTACCTTAACGAGTTCCTGGTGAGCATCGTCCACAGGTTCTACGAACATAAAACGTTCGACGAGTACACAAAGGTACGCGACTACAACTTCGGAAAGACGAAGCTGGAGTTGCTGAATAAGTTCAGAGACACATCgtcgaacctgaaggagttcaTCGTAAACGGAGTGATAGACGTGCCGATGGAAAACCTGCTAGCACTGGTGATGGAATTGAGCAACAGAACCATGTGGGACGACACGTACCTGGAGCACACAATGCTGAGTTACGACGAACCGACGAAGACGGACTTTATACACTCGGTCTCAAAGTACCCGTTCCCGCTGACGAAGAGAACGTACACGATCACGAGAACCTGCTACAGCTACGGAGAAGACTGCCTAGTGATACTGAGCTCAACGACGGATAAGATGCAGGCGCCGAAGAAGTTCAAGTGGGCGACGCAAGTGGACCAGTTCGAGAGCATGCTGGTGGTCAGGAACTGCGAGCCCGAGCTGGTGAACGGAGAGAAGAAGGTGACGAAGTCGTACATGCTCGCGACGTACTTCGAGAACCCGAAGGTGCTGCTGCCGAACTCGTACTTAAATTTCATCATCGGGCAGCTGGTGCCAGGCATACTGTCAAAAATGGTTATCGCATCGAAGAAGTTTAACTACGAAGAGTcagtaaaatatgtaaagaCGATGAACTTGGTCCCAATGCCAAGAAGTAATTGATGTTTGTAAATAGGACGTATGGACTTGATTGAACTGTACAATAATGTATAACAAATGTGCGTTCCAGTGACATTTGTTAGCCTTACTGTGTTGTTACTATAGATgttgtatttgtgttataCGTGTGAATGTAGTTTGTGTGAATTAAGTACGTGTTGGTGCAATTGCCGTGATTGTATATAAGTGTATACATACAGTGGTATGTACAGGTGGttgtacatataaatagtGGTATGTATAGGAGGTTGGATATATAGGTAGTGGTATATGTATTCATGAGggaatatatacatgtgcgtatatatatatatatatatatgtgtgtgtgtgtgtacagTTATGTACCTggatacatatatacaaacgtatgtatgtgtatatgatAACATAACCatacatatgtattaacattaaatatatatcaaaGATACACACAGAGAATCTGTGTGagaataaaagtatataaaaGTAACAATACGAGAATGGAACGACTATATGTACGCGAGTGTGTGTATTGACAAAATACAGACCAGCATCAATGAGTAATAAATCTTATTAAGAGCACCAGTGAATCTGAGTTCACAGAGTCTAAAAAcggaaaaaattaaaaataaaaaaggcaGCGATGATAGTTACTCAACTTTCAAGCGGAACTGAGGACTCGGAAGTATGCTTAGAAGGGGAGGTGATAGAACCTGAAAATGAAGGGGGCCCTAGCACCCTGGATAAAAGCCTGGAATACTACCTGAAGGAAGACGACATCGACGAATTTCAGACGAACATCACGGAAAACGTAGATACTAACCGGTTTAACAGAGTCGACTCAGACTCAGACATGGATTTTAATCTGGGAGAAAGTGAGGAAAGTGGAGAGTTCAGTTTAGAATCACTGGGTAGAAGGTTTAAAACACTTGTGGACATAGTGACTGAGCCCATAAAAGTAGAGTGTCCAACGTCGTCCTCTGGTAGTCCAGAGGATTCAGACGCTGAGGAAACATTCGCGATCATCCCGTCCTTCAAGAGACTATCGACCGACTTCATAAACGAAACGTCCAAGTTCTTCAAAACTGCAGGCTCAAATACAACTGCAGCAGACTCAGAAAACATTAGTCAGGGTTCAAGCGAGGAGGTAAAAGTATCAGATAAGAGCGAAGGGGGAGCAGATGTATCTAATGCATCTGATGAAGCAGAAGCTCCTTTGGACAGTACGGCAGAAGGCATCGGAAATAACTGGAACGTAGATATTATATCTAAATGGTTTTAATCTTTAAGTAATCTCTTTAATAAAGAGCTGCAGCACCAACGAgtacaataataaagtaGCTGATAGCGATATGGGCCCTTTAACACAAGTACCATATAAACAGCCACGGTAACAAATGTGCAATACCAGGTCAAAACGTTAACAAAACAGTCAACAGTACAAAGTAGACTTAAGATGTTGTACCAGCGCACGGTGACAGTAATgtaatgaataaaatatatgctACAACATTATACAAATTGTCACTTGTCAGGGTGAATGAACGCGCACTTGTCTCCGTAAAAACAGTCGGGCCAGTTCTTACAAATCTTATTCGGGTGAATGTACCTGCAGTTCTCCCCGAACTGACAGTTGGGAAAATTGATGCACATCTTGGGAACCTTTGCAACTCCGCCGGGCGTCGTGTAGCTGTTGTTGGAGCTGGTCGA encodes:
- a CDS encoding lipid-binding/transfer protein — encoded protein: MFQVVKNIISSVSIDPSSNSESTISDSDTTESDLALAMEGSLKLKENKEKEKHKDPGSKTDVPRKEVKHSAEKEDAPEKTHNEMNKSNNRSPRHGFKTKEETESKLNLDVPDSLPNQAVDEYLNEFLVSIVHRFYEHKTFDEYTKVRDYNFGKTKLELLNKFRDTSSNLKEFIVNGVIDVPMENLLALVMELSNRTMWDDTYLEHTMLSYDEPTKTDFIHSVSKYPFPLTKRTYTITRTCYSYGEDCLVILSSTTDKMQAPKKFKWATQVDQFESMLVVRNCEPELVNGEKKVTKSYMLATYFENPKVLLPNSYLNFIIGQLVPGILSKMVIASKKFNYEESVKYVKTMNLVPMPRSN